In Bosea sp. PAMC 26642, the DNA window CCGCAAGGGCGAGTTCCGGCTCTCGTCGTTCCATCTCGCCCGCGTCCGGGTCGACGGCGCGGGCGCGCCGGCCACCGGCGTCGAATTGAGCTACCGGCTGGGCGACATGCTGCGCCGGGCCGGGCCGGCCGCGCCCTATTTCGGCAAGCGGCTGATGGAGGAGAACGGCCTCAACATCGAGGGCATCGCGGTGGTCGGCGACAGGCTCTGGGCCGGCCTGCGCGCGCCCTCGCTCGACGGCCGCGCCTTCCTCGTCGGCGCGAGCCTCAGCGCCTTGTTCGCGCCCGGCACCGAGCCGGCCACGGCCGCACCCGTCGTCGTCGCCTGTCCCGTCGGCCGCGGCCGCGGCATCCGCGATCTCGCAGCGCTCAGCGACGGCCGCCTGCTCATGCTCGTCGGCCCGGCGCAGGAGCAGGACCTGCCCTACGAACTCCTGCTGCTCGACCCCGCCCGGCCCGACGCCGCAACCTCGCTCGGCACCCTGCGCGGCGTCCGCGACGGCAAGGCGGAGACCGTGACGCTGCTGTCGGAAGCGCCGGGCCGGATCGAGATCCTGATCGGCTATGACGGCCGCAGGAACGGCGATTTCGAGCGCTACAGGTTGCGGACGCCATGACCGGCCTGTTCTTGGCGCGCCTGGCTGATACGGTTGCCCGCTACCGCGCCGAGGTCGCCGGCCCCCGCGAGCATCTCGCGCTGCTGCGCTGGCAGATCGCGCAGGGCCATGCGCTCGACCTGCGCACGACCTTTCCCGGCCACGTCACCACCAGCGCGATCGTGCTTTCGCCCGACCATGCCCAGGTGCTGCTGATCGACCATGTCACGATCGGCCGCTGGCTCCAGCCCGGCGGTCACTGGGAATCCGCCGATGCCTTCCACCTCTCGGCGGCGCGCGAGGCGGTCGAGGAGACCGGCGTGCAGGGCTTGGCCCTGCATCCCTGGCACGGAGGCAGCGACCTGCCCTTCGCCATCGAAAGTCACGACGTACCCGGCAAATCGGCTCGCGCCGAACCCGACCATGTCCACCATGATCTGCAGTATCTCTTCCTCGCCGACCCGGCCCTGCCGCTCGTCGCCCAGATCGAGGAGGTCCATGCCGCAGCTTGGAAGCCCGTGGCGCAGCTGGGCGAAATCGCCCCGCGCGTTTATGACAGGCTCGCCGCCGTTAGCCGCGCCTGAGCGCTCTGTTGCGGCAATGCAACATGAAACACTATTACATTATCGAGCGGCTACAGGCTCTCGCCGTGCCAGGCGAACCGGGGCATGATCTCCATCGCTCCTCCCGGAATCGACACCATGCTCAAATCCCTCGCCCCCGCCGTTCTCGCCGCCATCGCCGCATCGGGCGCGTTTGCCGCCGATCTGCCGTCGCGCAAAGGCGCTCCCATAGCGCCGCCGGTGATGTCGGCCTGCAGCGAAAGCGAGGGCATCCCGACCGACGCCTTCGGCTTCACCACCGGCTCGGACGTGGCGGAAAAAGGCTCGTTCGGACCGAGCCTGACCTATGGCGGCGGCTATGGCACGCGTGGCGGCAGGCTCGACAGCCACGGCGCGCAGCTTCAGGGCTCATACGGCCTGCTGCCCTGCCTCGAGGTAGGCCCCTATCTGCTGGGCAACACGACGCAGGCCTCCTTCGGCGGCGTCAGCGCCGATTCCACCAGCATCGGCGCCGGCATCGAGACCAAGTACAAGATCCTCGGCCGCGACCTGCACGGCATCGGCCTGACCGCCGTGATCGACCCGAGCTTCAACCGGATCGACCCCGAGGGAGCCGGCCGCTTCACGACCTACAACACGGGCTTGCGCCTTTTCGCCGACAAGACGCTGGTCCCCGGCAAGCTCTATGCCGCGCTGAACCTCTCGCACGACCTGACCTGGACAGGCCCCGATCCCTACCAGCGCTCCTCGACCTTCACCATTGGCGGCTCGCTGGCCTGGCAGGTCCTGGACGGCGTCTATCTCAGCGGCGAGGTCCGCCATCAACGCGCCTACGACACGCTCGGCTTCAGCAAGGAGGCCGGTTACGCCACCTTCGCCGGCCCCGGCGTCTTCTGGCAGGCGACCAAGCAGTTCGCGATCTCGGCCGCCTACAACATTCAGGTCGCCGGGAAGGCCAAGGGCGAGCCCGGCGATCTCGACCTGACCAATTTCAGCCAGCACCTCGTCAAGGTGAAGGCGGCGTATAGCTTCTGAGCCCCCTCCCGTCATTCTCGGGCGGCGCAAGGCGCCGACCCGTGAATCTCCAGCAGAACTCTGCTGCTGGCGCTTCGTCCTTCACAAGATGCCCGGGTCAAGCCCGAGCATGACGACGCTATGCGTTGACAAATCCAGCCCCGGCCAGCCCTAGATAGGCCACCGCAGCGCTTTGCTGGGTGCCGACCGATCTTGCAAGGACTGGACTGATGAAGACACGCGCCGCCGTCGCCTGGGAAGCGGGCAAGCCGCTCACCATCGAAACCGTCGAGATCGGCGGCCCCAAGCCCGGTGAGGTGCTGGTCGAGGTCATGGCGACGGGCATCTGCCACACCGACGCCTACACGCTGTCAGGACTGGATTCGGAAGGCAAGTTCCCGGCGATCCTGGGCCATGAGGGCGCCGGCATCGTGCGCGAGGTCGGCGCGGGCGTCACCACGCTCAAGGCCGGCGACCATGTCATTCCGCTCTACACGCCCGAATGCCGCCAGTGCAAAAGCTGCCTCTCGCGCCGCACCAATCTCTGCACCTCGATCCGCGCCACGCAAGGCAAGGGTGTGATGCCGGACGGTACCTCGCGCTTCTCCTGCGATGGCGGTGAGGTCTTCCACTACATGGGCTGCTCGACCTTCGCGAACTTCACCATCCTGCCCGAGATTGCGCTGGCCAAGGTCCGCGAGGACGCTCCCTTCGACAAGATCTGCTACATCGGCTGCGGTGTCACCACCGGCATCGGCGCGGTGATCTACACTGCGAAAGTCTGGCCCGGCGCCAATGTCGTGGTCTTCGGGCTGGGCGGCATCGGCCTCAACGTGCTGCAGGCAGCGCGCATGGTCGGCGCCGACAAGATCATCGGCGTTGATATCAATCCTGCCAGGCAGGAGATGGCGCGCAAGTTCGGCATGACCCACTTCGTCAATCCCAAGGAGGTCGGCAACGACAAGGTCGTGCAGGCGATCGTCGATCTCACCGGCGGCGGCGCGGATTTCTCCTTCGATGCCACCGGCAACACCGACGTCATGCGCCAGGCGCTCGAATGCTGCCATCGCGGCTGGGGCGAGTCGATCGTCATCGGCGTCGCCGAAGCCGGCAAGGAAATTGCTACCCGTCCCTTCCAGCTGGTCACGGGCCGGGTCTGGAAGGGCACGGCTTTTGGGGGCGCACGCGGGCGCACCGACGTGCCAAAGATCGTTGACTGGTACATGGAGGGCAAAATCAACATCGACGACCTGATCACCCACAAGCTGTCGCTCGACGAGATCAATCACGGTTTCGATCTGATGCATGAAGGCAAGTCGATCAGGAGCGTGGTGGTGTATTGAGCGCCGCGTTCGGGCCTCAGCGATGAGGCAACACCCGGTGTCATTCCGGGGCAGCGCGTAGCGCTGAACCCGGAACCCACGACTGGGTCGTACCTTTGACAACGCGATCGAGCACGCTCGCCCGGTCGTGGGTTCCGGGTTTGGCCTTCGGCCACCCCGGAATGACAGGCGTCGCGCAGCATCCAGAAGGAAACCGCATGGAACTCCTCTCCTCCTCGAAGGCCTTTGGCGGCTCGCAGCGGGTCTATCGCCATGACAGCGCGGCATGCGCCTGTCCGATGACCTTCGCGATCTTCCTGCCGCAGCAGATCGAGGACAGGCCGGTTCCGCTGCTCTGGTATCTCTCGGGACTGACCTGCTCGCATCAGAACGTCGTGGACAAGGGCGAGTACCGCGCCGCGGCCGCCGCAAACGGCATCGCGATCATCTGCCCCGACACATCGCCGCGCGGCGAAGGTGTTCCAGACGAGCCGGACAACTGGCAGTTCGGCTCGGGCGCCGGCTTCTATCTCGACGCTACGCAGGAGCCCTATGCGAAGAACTACCGCATGGAGAGCTACATTCGCGACGAGTTGCCCGATCTCGTTTCGCAGCATTTCTCGCTCGACATGGGCCGCCAGGGCATCTTCGGCCATTCCATGGGTGGCCATGGCGCCATCACGCTCGGCCTCAAGAACCCGCAGCGCTACAGCTCCGTCTCGGCCTTCGCGCCGATCAGCCAGCCCTCGACGGCGGGCTGGTCGCGCCCGGCGCTGGAGAAATATCTCGGCTCCGACGAAGCGGCCTGGCGGGCCTATGACTCGACCCTGCTGATCGCAGACGGGCATCGCCTGCCCGATCTCCTGGTCGACCAGGGCAGCGCCGACGGGTTTCTTCAGGAGGGCCTGCGCCCCTGGCTGCTCGAAGTCGCCTGCGCCGCCGCCGATATTCCGCTCGAGCTCCACATGCGCGACGGCTACGACCACTCCTATAATTTCGTCTCGACCTTCATGGCCCAGCACATCGCCTGGCACGCGCAAAGGCTCGTGACGGCCTGACGGGAGACGGCGTCGGAACGCTAGCCCCTGCGGCGGCGTTAGGTCTGCCGGACCCGAGGCGGGTCCGGGGGAAACACCGCCATGGCATCTCGCTCCGACCTCTTGACCGACCGTTCACTGTTCACCCGGCTGTCGCAGGCGACGGCGCGCTGGGCCGGCAAGCCCGTCACCTTCTGCGGCGCCTTCGCAATCATCGTGCTGTGGGGCCTATCGGGGCCGTTCTTCGCTTTCAACGACACCTGGCAGCTGGTGATCAACACCTCGACGACGATCGTGACCTTCCTGATGGTCTTCATCATCCAGAACAGCCAGAACCGCGACACCGCTGCGATGCAGATCAAGCTCGACGAGCTGATCGTCAGGCTCGAAGGCGCGCGCGAGGAACTGCTCGACCTCGAGGAACTTGACGAGGACAAGATCGAGGCGATCCGGCAAGAGTTCGAGGAGCGTGCCGACAAGGCGCGCCAAAGCACCGATGGCGGCGAGACCACGCCGTCTATGGACCCGGCAGGGCGCGGTTGACGCAGGCTTCAGACCACCGCCGTCATGCCGCCATCGACCATCAGCAGATGGCCGTTGACGTAATCCGAGGCCGCCGAGGACAGGAAGATCGCCGCGCCGACCAACTCCTTCGTCTCGCCCCAGCGGGCGGCGGGCGTGCGGCTGCAGACCCAGGCCGTGAAAGCCTCGTCGGCGATCAGCGCCTTGTTGATCTCGGTCGCGAAATAGCCCGGCCCGATCGCATTGGCCTGGATGTTGTGCTTGCCGAGTTCGGCCGCCAGCCCCCGCGTCATCATCTTCACCGCGCCCTTGGAGGCCGTATAGGGAATGATCGTGGCGCGGCCGAGCTCGCTCATCACCGAGCCGATGCTGACGACCTTGCCGCGCTTGCGCGGCACCATCCGCTTCGTCACCGCCTGCGTGACGTAGAACACCGAGTGCAGGTTCGTCGCCATCACCTCATGCCAGCCCTCGACCGGAAACTCGGTGAACGGCGCGCGCTTCTGCATACCGGCATTGTTGATCAGGATGTCGATCGGGCCCAGGTCGGCTTCGATCGTCGCGACCCCCGCTTCCACCGCCGCATGGTCGGTGACGTCGAAGGGCGCGATCGAAACCTTGCGGCCGGCGGCCGCGATCACCGTCTGCGCCGCCTCGAGCTTGGCCCGGTTGCGCCCGTTCAGGACGACATGTGCGCCGGCCTCCGACAGGCCCTCCGCGATGGCGAGGCCGATGCCCTGGCCGGAGCCCGTGACCAGCGCAATCTTGCCCTCGAGGCTGAACAGCGAAAGCGACATCGGCATCTCTCCATGACGGGCGGGTCGGACCTGCGCAGGTTTCGTTTGCGCGCAAAGCCCGGACTTCGGTAAGCAGTCTTCAATCGATTAGACAATCGCAGGGCGCGTGACCACCGCCAAGCCTTGCGCAGGGAGAACCGCCATGCGTGCCGTCGTCATCCATGCCGAGAAGGATCTGCGCGTCGAGGCGACGACCGCCCCGGATCTGGGTCCGCTCGATGTCCGCGTCAGGATCGAGGCCGGCGGCATCTGCGGCTCGGACCTGCACTACTACCTGCATGGCGGTTTCGGCACGATCCGCGTCAGGGAGCCGCTGATCCTCGGCCATGAGATCGCCGGGACGGTCGAGGCGGTCGGCGGCGAGGTTTCGCGCGTCAGGC includes these proteins:
- a CDS encoding DUF3616 domain-containing protein; translation: MRPALALLVIAAWLCAAPARTQTLVPEGRLSANGDFAGKKGKAATDVSGLACMPGPSGARRCLLINDEGSFAQFAQIAENRITPGATLPILGEAASPAALGRPPGALCGAPGAFAELDGEAVAYADGAFYVAGSHGCSRRKGEFRLSSFHLARVRVDGAGAPATGVELSYRLGDMLRRAGPAAPYFGKRLMEENGLNIEGIAVVGDRLWAGLRAPSLDGRAFLVGASLSALFAPGTEPATAAPVVVACPVGRGRGIRDLAALSDGRLLMLVGPAQEQDLPYELLLLDPARPDAATSLGTLRGVRDGKAETVTLLSEAPGRIEILIGYDGRRNGDFERYRLRTP
- a CDS encoding NUDIX hydrolase; this translates as MTGLFLARLADTVARYRAEVAGPREHLALLRWQIAQGHALDLRTTFPGHVTTSAIVLSPDHAQVLLIDHVTIGRWLQPGGHWESADAFHLSAAREAVEETGVQGLALHPWHGGSDLPFAIESHDVPGKSARAEPDHVHHDLQYLFLADPALPLVAQIEEVHAAAWKPVAQLGEIAPRVYDRLAAVSRA
- a CDS encoding S-(hydroxymethyl)glutathione dehydrogenase/class III alcohol dehydrogenase, encoding MKTRAAVAWEAGKPLTIETVEIGGPKPGEVLVEVMATGICHTDAYTLSGLDSEGKFPAILGHEGAGIVREVGAGVTTLKAGDHVIPLYTPECRQCKSCLSRRTNLCTSIRATQGKGVMPDGTSRFSCDGGEVFHYMGCSTFANFTILPEIALAKVREDAPFDKICYIGCGVTTGIGAVIYTAKVWPGANVVVFGLGGIGLNVLQAARMVGADKIIGVDINPARQEMARKFGMTHFVNPKEVGNDKVVQAIVDLTGGGADFSFDATGNTDVMRQALECCHRGWGESIVIGVAEAGKEIATRPFQLVTGRVWKGTAFGGARGRTDVPKIVDWYMEGKINIDDLITHKLSLDEINHGFDLMHEGKSIRSVVVY
- the fghA gene encoding S-formylglutathione hydrolase, producing MELLSSSKAFGGSQRVYRHDSAACACPMTFAIFLPQQIEDRPVPLLWYLSGLTCSHQNVVDKGEYRAAAAANGIAIICPDTSPRGEGVPDEPDNWQFGSGAGFYLDATQEPYAKNYRMESYIRDELPDLVSQHFSLDMGRQGIFGHSMGGHGAITLGLKNPQRYSSVSAFAPISQPSTAGWSRPALEKYLGSDEAAWRAYDSTLLIADGHRLPDLLVDQGSADGFLQEGLRPWLLEVACAAADIPLELHMRDGYDHSYNFVSTFMAQHIAWHAQRLVTA
- a CDS encoding low affinity iron permease family protein, with the translated sequence MASRSDLLTDRSLFTRLSQATARWAGKPVTFCGAFAIIVLWGLSGPFFAFNDTWQLVINTSTTIVTFLMVFIIQNSQNRDTAAMQIKLDELIVRLEGAREELLDLEELDEDKIEAIRQEFEERADKARQSTDGGETTPSMDPAGRG
- a CDS encoding SDR family NAD(P)-dependent oxidoreductase, with the translated sequence MSLSLFSLEGKIALVTGSGQGIGLAIAEGLSEAGAHVVLNGRNRAKLEAAQTVIAAAGRKVSIAPFDVTDHAAVEAGVATIEADLGPIDILINNAGMQKRAPFTEFPVEGWHEVMATNLHSVFYVTQAVTKRMVPRKRGKVVSIGSVMSELGRATIIPYTASKGAVKMMTRGLAAELGKHNIQANAIGPGYFATEINKALIADEAFTAWVCSRTPAARWGETKELVGAAIFLSSAASDYVNGHLLMVDGGMTAVV